The following nucleotide sequence is from Coffea eugenioides isolate CCC68of chromosome 3, Ceug_1.0, whole genome shotgun sequence.
AATCGAGTCTGTATCTGGCTCATTTGTGCTCTGTGCTGACTTAACATGTCATCCATCCTCTTCTCCCATTCCAATCTACTCCTATTCATCCTTTCCTCCCATTGCCTCTCAAACATTAAGTCTTCATCTCGTCTTCTCCTTTCCCGgtcttcaatttccttttccATGGTCTCCCATTCAAGAATCCTCTGTTTTCTCAGCTTCTCCCTAGATATTTCCCTTTCTTCcctctccttttctctttcttgccATTTCATGTCTCGTTCCTGCTCAATTTCCATGAGAAGGCGTTCTCTCCTCAACCTCTCCCGTTCTCTATCAGCTTCACGCTGCTCAAATTGGGTTTCCATTTCCCTTAGCTGTCCCAATTGGTTTGCCAGAAACCTCCATGCCTTCTTTTCCAACCCTTTTGAGaccttcctcttcttccttgTATCAGAACCAGTAGGCTCAGTGCCTTCATAAACGAATCCATCATCCCCATCCTCTTTTACATGACTATTACTTTTATTACCTCCATTAAAATTCTCCTCTCCTTCCTCACGCTCATAATG
It contains:
- the LOC113767142 gene encoding histone-lysine N-methyltransferase, H3 lysine-79 specific-like isoform X2, which codes for MRHQYALVKQKIKKMESVGDSGCGDEFDWMEGLTYWSNFLSYKEVFGDVSVVHNSCDSLAIVGDCNDNDGGFDGGVHGMDMTQFDHLGHVGDDDFAPGLDGVDNGIISLGFHYEREEGEENFNGGNKSNSHVKEDGDDGFVYEGTEPTGSDTRKKRKVSKGLEKKAWRFLANQLGQLREMETQFEQREADRERERLRRERLLMEIEQERDMKWQEREKEREEREISREKLRKQRILEWETMEKEIEDRERRRRDEDLMFERQWEERMNRSRLEWEKRMDDMLSQHRAQMSQIQTRLVHEQQSLTSQLLGIVSQWTGHPTGLSDHTGASSDYLNQMIQNLHHVNGLVHGDARVDGDNQEDQFIVDG